The following are encoded in a window of Panicum virgatum strain AP13 chromosome 5N, P.virgatum_v5, whole genome shotgun sequence genomic DNA:
- the LOC120673982 gene encoding molybdate transporter 2-like, with the protein MASAAAADPLLPGEGSGRRPGFLPSSIRLKTSVWSELGGAVGDLGTYIPIVLALSLASHLDLGTTLIFTALYNFATGLLFGIPMPVQPMKSIAAVALSSAHLTVPQIMSAGLAVAAILLFLGATGLMTCIYRLLPLPVVRGVQLSQGLSFAFTAVKYIRYVQDFSHSSSASTAGPRPLLGLDGLVLALAALLFIILATGSGDDEDVASDGTIRRRRSCSRVPAALIVFALGLLLCFVRDPSIVRGLRFGPAPLRIVSITWDDFKTGFWEGAVPQLPLSVLNSVIAVCKLSSDLFPERAELSPARVSVSVGLMNFVGCWFGAMPCCHGAGGLAGQYRFGGRSGASVVFLAIGKLALGLVFGNSFVTILGQFPIGILGVMLLFSGVELAMASRDMGTKEESFVMLICAGVSLTGSSAALGFISGIVLYLLLRVRDVDYRGLISRWGAGRRQTGSKVGGDGDEDA; encoded by the coding sequence atggcgtccgccgccgccgccgacccgctccTCCCCGGCGAGggcagcggccgccgccccggGTTCCTCCCCTCCTCCATCCGCCTCAAGACGTCCGTCTGGTCCGAGCTGGGCGGCGCGGTCGGCGACCTGGGCACCTACATCCCCATTGTGCTCGCGCTGTCGCTGGCGTCGCACCTCGACCTCGGCACCACGCTCATCTTCACCGCGCTCTACAACTTCGCCACGGGCCTGCTCTTTGGCATCCCCATGCCCGTGCAGCCCATGAAATCgatcgccgccgtcgcgctctCCTCGGCGCACCTCACCGTCCCGCAGATCATGTCCGCGGGGCTCGCGGTCGCCGCCATCCTGCTCTTCCTCGGCGCCACGGGCCTCATGACCTGCATCTAccgcctcctcccgctcccCGTCGTGCGCGGCGTCCAGCTCTCGCAGGGGCTCTCCTTCGCCTTCACCGCCGTCAAGTACATCCGCTACGTCCAGGACTTCTCCCACTCGTCCTCTGCCTCCACCGCCGGGCCGCGCCCGCTCCTCGGCCTCGACGGCCTGgtcctcgcgctcgccgcgctgctGTTCATCATCCTCGCCACCGGctccggcgacgacgaggacgtcgCCAGCGACGGcaccatccgccgccgccgctcctgcagCCGCGTCCCGGCGGCGCTCATCGTGTTCGCGCTCGGCCTGCTGCTCTGCTTCGTGCGCGACCCGTCGATCGTGCGAGGCCTTCGCTTCGGGCCGGCGCCGCTGCGGATCGTCAGCATCACCTGGGACGATTTCAAGACCGGGTTCTGGGAAGGCGCCGTGCCGCAGCTCCCGCTGTCCGTGCTCAACTCGGTGATCGCCGTGTGCAAACTCTCGTCGGACCTATTCCCCGAGCGCGCCGAGCTGTCCCCGGCGAGGGTGTCGGTGAGCGTGGGCCTCATGAACTTCGTCGGCTGCTGGTTCGGCGCCATGCCGTGCTGCCACGGTGCGGGCGGGCTGGCGGGGCAGTACCGCTTCGGCGGCCGGAGCGGCGCGTCCGTGGTGTTCCTGGCCATCGGCAAGCTGGCGCTGGGGCTCGTGTTCGGCAACTCGTTCGTGACCATCCTCGGCCAGTTCCCGATCGGGATACTGGGCGTCATGCTGCTTTTCTCTGGGGTCGAGCTCGCCATGGCGTCGCGCGACATGGGCACCAAGGAGGAGTCCTTCGTCATGCTCATCTGCGCCGGCGTCTCGCTCACGGGGTCGAGCGCCGCACTGGGGTTCATCTCGGGGATTGTTTTGTACTTGCTGCTGCGCGTCCGGGACGTGGACTACCGAGGCCTGATCAGCCGTTGGGGCGCTGGCCGGCGGCAAACCGGGAGCAAAGTTGGGGGAGATGGTGACGAAGATGCTTGA
- the LOC120672056 gene encoding uncharacterized protein LOC120672056: MTYVNAIPELDGNNYGKWYQKLEIALAMANIDLAITTPAPQEPEKPVRAQNEEAAAWAIREKNYDSAMTRYDADKTRWNDSNRKCLMVMKGSTSDAIKMAIPDCNTASEYLAKVKSQFTGSSKAYAAILAEQLITKKYTGGGIREHILEMSHMANKLKTMDMPLPEKFIVQLVFKSLPKAFEAFHVNYNAFPEDWGIDKLIGMCVQEEDRLKNSNGGELAFQVQHKKKNFQNKNFQHNKKPFPPGKNQHESGPSRPPPQKDWENFPVEQDQCLKCKKRGHYKRDCPEFLKELLRKGIKYEEDPAKRRKKN, encoded by the exons ATGACTTATGTGAATGCCATTCCTGAACTGGATGGCAACAACTATGGGAAATGGTACCAGAAATTGGAGATAGCTCTGGCGATGGCCAATATAGATTTGGCCATCACAACGCCAGCTCCACAAGAACCAGAAAAGCCCGTACGGGCACAGAATGAAGAAGCTGCTGCTTGGGCTATCCGAGAGAAGAATTATGACTCTGCTATGACCAGATATGATGCTGACAAGACACGTTGGAATGATTCCAACCGCAAGTGTCTTATGGTCATGAAGGGTTCCACTTCAGATGCCATCAAGATGGCGATCCCAGATTGTAACACCGCTTCAGAATATTTAGCAAAGGTGAAGAgtcagtttactggttcttccaAGGCTTATGCTGCTATTCTTGCTGAGCAGCTTATCACCAAGAAATACACTGGCGGTGGCATCAGAGAACATATCTTAGAAATGAGCCACATGGCCAACAAGCTTAAGACAATGGACATGCCTTTGCCAGAAAAGTTCATTGTTCAGCTGGTCTTCAAGTCACTACCAAAGGCGTTTGAGGCATTTCATGTCAACTATAACGCTTTTCCAGAAGATTGGGGCATTGACAAGCTGATTGGCATGTGTGTTCAAGAAGAAGATCGCCTTAAGAACTCCAATGGTGGTGAGCTTGCTTTTCAAGTTCAACACAAGAAAAAGAATTTTCAGAATAAGAACTTCCAGCATAACAAGAAACCTTTCCCACCTGGCAAGAATCAGCATGAGAGTGGTCCTTCCAGACCACCTCCACAGAAAGACTGGGAAAATTTTCCAGTTGaacaagaccagtgcctgaagtgcAAAAAGAGAGGGCACTACAAGAGGGACTGCCCAGAATTCCTGAAAGAGTTGTTAAGAAAGG ggatcaAGTATGAGGaggaccctgccaagaggcgcaAGAAGAATTAA